The genomic window GACGCCGCTGCCCTCGCCGCGTACGAAGCCGTCCGCCGCGGCGTCGAAGGTGTGGCAGCGGCCGGTGGGCGAGAGCATCCCCATTCGGGCGAAGGACAGGGTGGTCCTGGCGCCGAGCATGAGGGTGACGCCGCCGGCCAGGGCGAGGTTGCACTCCCCGTCGCGCAGGGACTGGCAGGCCAGGTGGAGCGCGACCAGGGAGGAGGAGCACGCGGTGTCCAGGGCGACGCAGGGTCCCTGCAGCCCCAGCAGGTAGGAGATGCGGCCGGCGGCGACGCAGTGGCCGTTGGTGAGGATCGAGCCTTCGAGCTCGCGGGGCGCCCCGGCGAGGGACTCCATGTAGTCGGTGTAGCTCAGGCCCGCGAACAGGCCGGTGGCGGTTCCGCCCAGCCGGTCGGGCGCGATACCGGCGTGCTCCAGAGCCTCCCAGGCCACCTCCAGCAGCAGTCGGTGCTGGGGGTCGAGGACCTCGGCCTCCTTGCCGGAGACGCCGAAGAAGTCGGCGTCGAAGCCGGCGACGTCCCGCAGGTAGCCGCCCCAGCGGGGCATGGCGTGGGCCGGGCTGTCGGGTGCCTGGGGCAGGGCGCGGCTGGGCAGCGGGTGGCCGACCGCGTCGCGTCCGTCCACGAGCAGGCGCCAGAGTGCGGCGGGTGAGTCGATGTCGCCGGGAAGCCTGCATCCCATGCCGACGACGGCGATGTGCGAGCCGGCGTGATCGTTTTGGTGGCTCACTGACGGTCCTCCTTGTCGGCTGAACGGGCTGAGCGTCGGATGGGGATGGGCGGTCGGGAGCGAGCTCCGGGCGTGAGCGTGGGGCGCCGCGGCTAGCCAGCGTCCGGGGTGCCGAGCAGGAGCGCGCTCTTGACACCGCCGATCTGGTAGTTGCAACTCAGCGCGTAGTCGAAGTCGAGGGGCCGGGCGACGGTGCCGGGCACGGGGTCGAAGCTGAGGTTCTCCGCCGGCTCCTCGCAGTTCGCGGTGGGGCAGACCTTCGAGCGTTCCATCATCAGCAGGGTCAGTGCGACGCCGAGGGCTCCCGCGGGGGCGCCGTTGTGACCGAAGCAGGCTTCCTGGGACGTCATCAGCAGGTCTGCCACGTCGGTGCCGTAGAGCTGCCTGGCGGCGTTCGACTCGAACGCGGTCACCACCACGTCGCCGTCGCTGCCGCCGTGGATGTAGGGCACCTGCGCGATGGACCACCGGTCGCCGAGGCAGGTGCGGATGGCGGCGACGAGGGAGGCGCCGCTCTCGTCGCTGGCCAGGGGGTTCGAGAGGCCGTCACGGGTCATGCCGTGGGCCAGGACCTGGCCGTAGGTGCGGGCGCCGCGGCGGTGTGCGTGCTCGCGGCTCTCCAGGACGAGGGTCACCGAGCCCTCGCCGTGGTTGACGCAGTCGGCCCGCCGGTCGTAGGGCCGCATGATCCGGTCGAACGACGGGAGGAGCTCGGGCATGCCGTCGACCCGGATCTCGTCGTAGCTGCGCTGGGCGCCGTGGAGCAGCCGCTGGACGTTGTGGATCACCTCGATGCCGAAGACGTCGACGCCGGTGACGACGGCCATGTCGATGTCACCGTCGGCGATCATGCGGCGGGCGTTGCCGATCTGCACGGCGGAGGACGCGCAGCCGCAGGACACGGTGAAGCAGGGGCCGGTCGTACGGATGACTCCCCCTTGGACCAGCGCGACGTCTGACGGCGTCAGCGCCTGCTGGGCCCTGACGAACAGTTCCATCGCCTGTTGGGGAGTGGTCGTCTTGACGTCGGCGTTCAGGACGGCGAGGTAGCTGGGGATGTTGGCGTCGATGCCGCCGCGTCCGGCCAGGACCGCCGCGTCGCCCAGGTCGCCGGCGCGGATGTCCAGTTCGGCGTCGGCACAGGCCTCGGCCAGTGACACCAGTCCGAAGCGGTGCGCGTCGGTGTAGTGCCGCGAGAAGATCCCCGGCAGGTCGGGCAGGCGGCTGTCGAGGGCGTCCGAGGGCAGGTTCACCGAGCCGTAGTAGATGCCGTTGTGGGTGAGGCAGGAACGCCCGTGGGAGGCGACGTCCCACACCTGGTCGGCCGTGAATACCGGCTGGCTGTCGCCCGGGAGGCAGAAGCCCATGCCGGTGACCATGGTGTCGCGCGCGCTCGTGCCGGTGCTGCCCGTCGTGGCAGCGTGCCGTCTCACAGCACACGCCCGAACGCGCGTCGGGAAGGCTCGATCGTCGCCGCGATCGTTGCGAACTCACTCATCGATGCTCACCTCTGTGTCAGATAGGGGGTGGGGCCCCGCCGTGCGGACGGGCCGGCTCGGGGCCCGGGCGGAGGGACCGGAGGCCGGCCGGGGAGCGCAGCGGTCCTCCTGCCGGGCCGATCAGGCGTGCGCGAGCAGCCCTATTCCGCGATGGCAGTCCGGTAGGACCAGCGGTAGACGGGGGCTGGTCGGCCGTCGAAGTCCTCGTATTCCTCGGAGAATTCGAAATGCTCGTAGCCATTGCCGCGAGGAAAGCTCATCCGGTGGCCGACCTCGTCGACCGGAGCTTCCATGACCCGTGGAAGGTCATCCGGCCCTCCCCTCAGGAGGACGACTACCAAACGAGGCACAGTGCTCACCCAACCTCTGCGCAAGAAAGCCGAGCATCTCCACCCGGGAAATGTCGTCACCAGGATTTACCGTAGCCCAGGGGCGGGGCTCGTGAAGAGCGCAGGACAGCTCGGAAAGGTAGTGCAAGGAGCAGATCGGGGCGCGCGCCGAGCATGAGCTGCAATCGGCGGCAAGTGCGCGACGAAGCCATGTCGCAATCGGAATCACCGCGCAGGTCCAGCTGCATGCACGGGGGTATGATCCTACAATGCGCGAGATGAAACCGCAGCCGATTTCATGAATATGAAAACTCCTTCGTGCTCGATCGTCCCAGGTGCACCTGTCGCCAAGTCTGCAGCTCAGCACGGGTGGGGCGGTCATAGCAAGCAGACTATGGATACTTTTTCGGATGCCCACCATGGCGCCCGTTCGTCCATGTCGGACGCGCTCAAGGTCGAAGCCGATCCGTCGATCCCGATCATGTCAGCCGCAAAGTCCAGCGATCTTTGAAGGCTGGCCCCATGGTGAAAATACGAGGCTTGATCGATGTTTATCAAGGCCTTGGTGGACACGTGGGGTAGCAGATCAAAAACTGACGACTCAAAGTTCGGTCCGACGGTACCGAACGTCCTTTCGTGATGCTTTTCTCCAGTCGTCACCGGCGCACTCCGGCGCATACAAACAGCCATGTGTGCCGTCCAGTATCTGATGACCTGTCAGATACCGAAAGCTCATTGCTGTCACCGGAATCCGGACCTAGCTTCGAATTAAAGCGCTTCCGGCGGGCCTACCACGCGGCTCGTCGCGCTCGGAAATCGGAAAGAGGAACGCAATGGCACCGATTCTGCTCACGCTCGTGCCTTCGCAGGGACCGACGACCGGAGGAAACCCCGCGATCCTCGTCGGAGTCGGCCTGTCCGGGGCCACCGCGGTGATGTTCGGCACCACGCCGGCCGCGACCTTCCACGTCATGTTCGACGGCGCCATCACCGCCACGGTCCCGCCCGGCACCGGCTCGGTCCAGGTCACCGTGATCACGCCGTCGGGCACCAGCAACGCCGCCACCTACACCTACGTGGAGGCTGCCCCGCCCACCATCCTCGCCCTGGTCCCGCCGATCGGCCTGGCCCTGGGCGGCGTCCCGGTTCTCGTCGTCGGCACCGGCCTGTCCGGCGCCACCGCGGTGATGTTCGGCAGCACCCCGGCCACCACCTTCACGGTGCTCGGCGACGGTGCCCTCCTGGCCACCTCCCCGCCCGGAAGCGGCGCGGTCCAGGTCACGGTCACCACCGCGGCCGGCACCAGCAACGGCGCTGCCTTCACGTACGTGTAGGACAGCCCAAGTCTGCGGCCCCCGCAGACCGCTCCAGTCCAGCGGTGAACGATCCGCAACAGATCAGGAGCACCCGGTCCCCCCGGACATGAGAGAGCTCCGGCAGCGCTACGGCGCTGTCGGAGCTCTCTCATGTCACCTGGCGATGCGCGGGGTTGTCGCTGCCGCCTCGGACCACCGGTGCCCTACCCGAGCCGCGGCCCCGGTCCCGCGCGCGGGACCGGGCTACAGGACCGGCGGGGCCACCTGCAGGTAGGAGAGCGTGTTGCTGGTGCCGCCGGGTGCGGTGGCGGTGATCTGTACGGTGCCCGATCCCGCCGGGGCCGTTGCCACCAGGAGGGTGTCCGAGAGGATGGTGAACGGGGCGGGTGTGGCACCGAAGGTGACGGTGGCGACCTCGCTCAGGCCCGTTCCCGTCAGTGTCACCAGGGTGCCCCCTGCCGTCGGGCCCTCGTTGGGCACCGCGCTCGTCAGGTGGGGAGCCGGTGCGTAGGTGAAGGCCACACCGTTGCTCGTACCGCCCGGCGACGTCACCGTGATCTGCTCGGTTCCCGACCCCGCCGGCGACGTCGCCAGCACCTGCGTGTCGGACACGACCGTGAACGACGTCGCGGACACCGAGCCGAAGCGCACCGCGCTCGCCTCGCTGAGACTACTGCCCGTCAGGGTGAGCGTGGTTCCGCCGGAGGTGGGGCCCTCCACGGGGACGACGCCCGTCAGCACGGGAGTGCCCAGGTAGTAGTAGAAGGCAGAGCCGGTTCCACCCGCGGTGGTGACGGTGACGCGGACCACGCCTGGGGCCCCGGGTGGGGCGGCGGCGACGATCTGCGTGTTCGACACCACCGTGAAGGTCGCTGGCGTGCTGCCAAACTGAACACCCGTCGCCCCCGTGAAGCCGCTGCCCGTCACCGTTACCGTGGTGCCGCCGACGGTGGGCCCCTGGTCGGGGGTCACGGCGGTGACCACGGGAGCCGGCAGGTAGGTGTAGGGGAGGGTGTTGCTGCTGCCGCCTGGCGACGTCGCCGTGATCTGCACGGTTCCCGAGCCCGCCGGCGCCGTCGTCACCAGGACGCTGTCCGACACGACCGTGAACGCCACAGACGTGGCACCGAAGGTGACGGTGACGACCTCGCTCAGGCCGGTCCCCGTCACCGTCACCGACGTGCCCCCCGCCGTCGGGCCCCCGTTGGGCACCGCGCTCGTCAGGTGGGGAACCCCCACGTAGGTGAAGGCGAGGGCGTTGCTCGTCCCGCCCGGCCCCGTCACCGTGATCTGAACGGTTCCCGACCCCGCCGGCGCCGTCGCCGAGATCACGGTCGGGGACACCACGGTGAACGACGTCGCAGGCACCGAACCGAAACGCACCGCGCTCACGCCTGTGAGCCCCGTGCCCGTCAACGACACCGTCGTGCCAGCCGACCCCGACGCCGGACTGACCGAACTGATCACCGGGGCAGCCGATACGTAGGTGAACGCGAGGCCGTTGCTCGTCCCGCCCGGCGACGTCACCGTGATCTGTACCGTGCCCGTGCCCGACGGCGCCGTCACCAGCGCCTGCGTGTCCGACACGATCGTGAACGATGTCGCGGGCACGGAGCCGAAGTGCACCGCCGTGACTCCTGTGAGCCCCGTGCCCGTCAACGACACCGTCGTGCCAGCCGACCCCGACGCCGGAGTACTCACAGTGATCACCGGGGCAGCCGATACGTAGGTGAAGGCGAGGCCGTTGCTCGTCCCGCCCGGCCCCGTCACCGTGATCTGAACGGTTCCCGACCCCGCCGGCGCCGTCACCGAGATCACGGTCGGGGACACCACGGTGAACGACGTCGCAGGCACCGAACCGAAACGCACCGCGCTCACGCCTGTGAACCCACTACCGGTGAGCCATACCGTCGTGCCCGCCGATCCCGATGCCGGACTGGCCGTACTGATCATCGGAGCAGTCATAACGATCCTTTGCCTGTGCTCGGCCCGCTGGACCGGTTGAGGTGGAGGGCGATCTGTGGCCGTCATAGTCAGCGCGGGCCGAGCAGGCGCCAACACGAACTTCCCGTGCAATGGGGAATGAGCCCCGGCCGGAAGGGGGAAGTCGGCCGAGGCTCGTCAGGGAGGGGTGGTGCCGCCCGGACGGGGACAGTGCGGGACCCGTCCGGGCGGGGCTGAAGGGGTGCGTCCGCCGGTACCGCCGTCGCGCGGCACCGGCGGACGTGGATCAGATGCCGGGGCCGGAGACGTACGTGAAGGCACGCGTCACCGTGGAACCGCCGCCCGAGGCGGTGACGGTCCGGTGGTCATCCAGCAGGACCGGCCGCCGATGAAGGGCCGTTCGGCGCGGCCGGTGATTCTGCGGCCATGCCCGCGACGGGCGGGGCCATTTCGGCACCCATGGGAACCAGAGCCAAGCGGTCGGCGAGATCACGACGGCCAGCAGCACGGCCCGCAGGACACTGATCGCTCGCATGACGCCTCCCGGGCGCATGTGAGCCGCCGCACCAGCCGATGCCCGCAGGGCATCGGCTGGTGGATCCAAGTCCCCTTCGGAGGCGCCCATCGCAGGCCATCGCGTGACACCGCCTCTCTCCCAGCGAGGAGAGGCAGCGGACACGCTGGCTGCCACGTTCCTCCGGAGAAGGATGGGCGGCCCGCCGGTTTGGACACAAACAGTAACCCAGGAGGGTGATTACCGGGACAAGCCTTTCGCCACAAAGTCACCCATACGGAGTAAGACCTGCGGACAAACGACACCGGAATTCCCAGGAGGCCGGCGGACCACAGTCGGTGGGTGCGGGGCGGTCAGCTGTGTACGGGCCGACCGCCCCGGAGGCGGCATCACCGCTGCGCCCCGGGCCGTGGGGGACGAACCGGTTCGGGCGGTGTGGAGCAGGCGGTGCCGCGGAGCGCCCCAGCGAGAGCGCTCGTCCGGACTAACGACGGCCTGACCCGAAGGGCACGGCCGTGATTTCAGTCGTCGAAGTCCAGCCGCCCAACCATCGACGGTCGGGCGCCGGGACTCGGCTGACTGCCACTCAACGCCCACGACCCGAGGAGCGACACCATGACGGACAGGCCATCAGAGCCACGACGACAGAGGCCGCTGGGGATGCCACGCACCCACGAGAATGCATGCTTCTACCTCGCCGAATGCCAAGAGAAACATCAGGGTGCAGCACTTCCCGACCCTTTCCGAGAATGACCCCCACGTCGTCCATGGCCCAAGCAGAAACCTGCCGCCACTGCC from Kitasatospora sp. MAP12-44 includes these protein-coding regions:
- a CDS encoding beta-ketoacyl synthase N-terminal-like domain-containing protein, encoding MVTGMGFCLPGDSQPVFTADQVWDVASHGRSCLTHNGIYYGSVNLPSDALDSRLPDLPGIFSRHYTDAHRFGLVSLAEACADAELDIRAGDLGDAAVLAGRGGIDANIPSYLAVLNADVKTTTPQQAMELFVRAQQALTPSDVALVQGGVIRTTGPCFTVSCGCASSAVQIGNARRMIADGDIDMAVVTGVDVFGIEVIHNVQRLLHGAQRSYDEIRVDGMPELLPSFDRIMRPYDRRADCVNHGEGSVTLVLESREHAHRRGARTYGQVLAHGMTRDGLSNPLASDESGASLVAAIRTCLGDRWSIAQVPYIHGGSDGDVVVTAFESNAARQLYGTDVADLLMTSQEACFGHNGAPAGALGVALTLLMMERSKVCPTANCEEPAENLSFDPVPGTVARPLDFDYALSCNYQIGGVKSALLLGTPDAG
- a CDS encoding DUF5988 family protein: MTTFPGWRCSAFLRRGWVSTVPRLVVVLLRGGPDDLPRVMEAPVDEVGHRMSFPRGNGYEHFEFSEEYEDFDGRPAPVYRWSYRTAIAE
- a CDS encoding IPT/TIG domain-containing protein, whose protein sequence is MAPILLTLVPSQGPTTGGNPAILVGVGLSGATAVMFGTTPAATFHVMFDGAITATVPPGTGSVQVTVITPSGTSNAATYTYVEAAPPTILALVPPIGLALGGVPVLVVGTGLSGATAVMFGSTPATTFTVLGDGALLATSPPGSGAVQVTVTTAAGTSNGAAFTYV
- a CDS encoding IPT/TIG domain-containing protein, giving the protein MHGKFVLAPARPALTMTATDRPPPQPVQRAEHRQRIVMTAPMISTASPASGSAGTTVWLTGSGFTGVSAVRFGSVPATSFTVVSPTVISVTAPAGSGTVQITVTGPGGTSNGLAFTYVSAAPVITVSTPASGSAGTTVSLTGTGLTGVTAVHFGSVPATSFTIVSDTQALVTAPSGTGTVQITVTSPGGTSNGLAFTYVSAAPVISSVSPASGSAGTTVSLTGTGLTGVSAVRFGSVPATSFTVVSPTVISATAPAGSGTVQITVTGPGGTSNALAFTYVGVPHLTSAVPNGGPTAGGTSVTVTGTGLSEVVTVTFGATSVAFTVVSDSVLVTTAPAGSGTVQITATSPGGSSNTLPYTYLPAPVVTAVTPDQGPTVGGTTVTVTGSGFTGATGVQFGSTPATFTVVSNTQIVAAAPPGAPGVVRVTVTTAGGTGSAFYYYLGTPVLTGVVPVEGPTSGGTTLTLTGSSLSEASAVRFGSVSATSFTVVSDTQVLATSPAGSGTEQITVTSPGGTSNGVAFTYAPAPHLTSAVPNEGPTAGGTLVTLTGTGLSEVATVTFGATPAPFTILSDTLLVATAPAGSGTVQITATAPGGTSNTLSYLQVAPPVL